The Oscillatoria acuminata PCC 6304 genomic interval TGCAAAACCTGGGCGATCGCCTCCGCTTCCAGTTGCGTCCCGGGAATTTGCAGCAATTGCACCGGAGGTTCCCCAAATTCCAAACAAATGCTGGGCATGGTGGGGTTTCCGACGACAAGGCATTCTTGAGGAGATTCCAGGGGGGGAGAGCAATCAAGACTGCTGTTGCCTCCCACCGTCTGAAGGGCGAGTTCCCGTTCAACAATGGGTTTTCGCTGTCGATGAGTCACTTCCAAGGCTTGAATCGAGGGCGCAGTGAGCAGGGTATGCTTTTCAATGGGATATTGACCGTTGGAATCGATTAATGCCGCAAAGGGAACCAAAAATAAGAAATCTTGGGGAATAATCGTCACCCGTTTTTGGGGGTCCTGGGGTAGTAAATCGGCGATGGGTTCCAGGAGGATTTGATACAGGAACTGGAGTTGCTGACGACAAAGCAACCGTTCGCGATCGCTATAGCCCACATTAATTAATTCCCGGACACTGCGAACCAGTCCCGCTAGGGAGGTATTATCTTCGGACCACAACGATTGCAGGTCTACTTGACGAAAGCTAACTTTTCCCGCTGGCGAAATCACCCAAATAAAGAGTTCCGTGGCATAAGCATACAGGGTATTTAGCCCGATTTGCAGCCGGGACATTTCATAAAATTGTTGATAATCATAAATCAAGGAATAATAAACTAAAGTCGAATTTTGAGCTTTAGCGATTTGTTTAATTTTATAAAGACTCGGGGGTTCTACGGACCCGTGGCACTTACCCTCTGGTCCTAATCGGGAAGCTAATAGATGCTCAACCGCTTTGGCTCGTCCTTGCTCGGCGACTTCTAAGGCCGATTCAGTTCTGCGTTGAATTACTAAAATTCGTTCAAAGCCTCGGTAAATATCCGGTTGTCCCTCATTCGCAAAAACGTTCATGTTTTGCCCCTAAATTCAGCATTTAATACGATCGCCTTGACCGGGAGGAAACGCCACGTTATTTTTAGGCGATCGCTTCAATCATACTCGATTCCACCCGTTATGAATAGCTCATTTTCAGGGCTTTTACCCGGTTTTTTGTTGCGTTTTGTTGCGCGATCACCGAGTTCGGGAAAGCGGGGTTAGGAGTTCAGAAGAATCGAGGGTTGTTGATGAAAGCAAATCCAGAATTTTTAGATCCAGTGGAGTAGGTCCCTTCAATCATCGCGGTTCGCTCTAACAAAGGGACCTCACCCCTGCTTCAAATTTGAGCAACACCCAAACTGAGCAGGATAGGGGGAGATGTCAATTTGAAGATTGCCCCTAGGGGATCAATGGGGGTTCCGGAGTGGATGGCTCAAAAACGGGAGCAACCGAGGGATTTAAGGTGGGCACAGCAGGGGACAAAGGTTTTGCAGAAAGGGTATTGGCGACCAAAACATACCCTAAGTAAGCGGGTAAAACCATCGAAGTCACAGCGGCGATCGCACCCACCACATTCAGCCACCCCGTAGCCGGTCCATAATGAGAGCGATAGGGGTCGAAATTGATCCCCTCCTCGTTAATCATCGTCCGCCATGCAGTCGCCCGCTTGAACCGGACCCGGCGATCGTCCAGCTTTTCCAACAGCGTCCAACCCGCCTGTAATTCTTCCTCACACAATCCCTGGAAAATTTGGGGATCGCGAAACAGATCGAAACTCGCCCGCACGATTTTATACTCCCACTCTGCACTCTGGGAATCCCTACTTGATCCCACACTGGCTTCGGGCAAAGGGGGACGCAAGGCAGCAATCACCGCAGTCACTTCTTCGGGTTTAGGCGGTACTGGAAATTGTTCTGCACTCTTGCCGCCATTCAGAGGCAAGGAAGTGGGTGGGTGTTCGACTTTTGTTAAATTTCGATGATTTTGATGATCCGTCACAAGTTCTTCCTCCTCCTGATCTTGTTGCCGCAAAAGCAGTTGCCGCCAGCGCAACCATCCCCCGGCAACCACTGCCTCAATGCCGAGACTTCCCACAAATACGCTCCACAACACCATGACTTGCATATTTTTCCTTGCCTCAACGGGGTGAGATAAAGGATCAAGAGATGAAGGATGAAGGATGAAGGAGACAGTCTCAGGGCGCAAGGATTGGTAAATCTTTCAAATTTTATTTAGGCGTTAAAATTTGGTGATTTTTATGCAAAACTCTCACCCTTGATCCGAATTTACCCAGGACTGTACAGGATTAGGGTGGGCATATTTCCACCCTAAACTATAAAAAGCCCGGTTATGGCGTTTGAATGGTCCCTTAAAACTTCATTGTTTAGACTTCATTCTTATTCCTTTAGTTTTAAATACCCTTCAACTAAACAGTCTGTTCCGATCGTCCGCCATTTTACCCGGTCTAAGGTTAAGGCATCACCCATCTGAGTTAAGCCCAAATTTCCCACCGGGGAGGGGGCCGCCTGACCCCCGACAATTTTTGGAGCAATAAACGCGAGAATTTTTTGGACTGCGCCATCTGCGATCGCCCGCGCTGCCAACAGTCCACCACATTCCCACAGAACCGACAGAAACTCCCGCTGATAGAGGTACTCCATCGCGATCGCCGGAGTTAAGGGGTCAAGCTCTATCACTTCAACGCCTTTATTCAAAAGCCACTGCTGCATATCCGGATTTGCTCCCTTCTGAGTCAGCACCAAGGTCCCGGCCTCGGAAACCTCCCACAGATTGGCCGCCTTGGGCAAATCCAGGGTGCGAGTCATCACCACTCGTAAGGGGTTCTGAGTGCCGGTATGGTGACTGGTAAGCTGTGGATTGTCCTGACGCACCGTATTTCCCCCGATGATGACAGCATCACAGACTGCACGCAGGGTATGCACTTCATGACGAGCTTCGGTACTGGTGATCCAGGTGCTGTGCCCTGTGGTGGTGGCAATTTTGCCATCGAGGGTCATGGCATATTTTAAAATTCCAAAGGGACGATGATAGATGACCCGATGGAGAAAGGCTTCATTGAGTTGGCGGCAGGCTTCTTCTTCGACACCAACGACGACTTCTATTCCTGCCGATCGCAGGCGCTGAATACCCCCACCGGATACCCGGGGATCAGCATCCACCATCCCGACTACCACCTTGGCGACTCTCGCCGCAATCAAGGCTTCTGAACAAGGGGGGGTGCGACCGTAATGATTGCAAGGTTCTAGGTTGACATAGACTGTGGCTCCTGCGGCCTGTTCCCCGGCTCCTTGCAGAGCAAAGACTTCTGCATGAGGGTGTCCTGCACCGGGATGAAAGCCTTCTGAGATGATCTGGCCCTCTTTGACAATCACGGAACCGACCAAGGGATTGGGGGCAGTTTTTCCTAATGCAAGTTGAGCCAGCTCGATACAGCGACGCATCATTGCGCGATCAAAGTCGCTAAAATCACTCTCGCCACTGGGGTTTGAGGGGCTGAAGTCTGGATTCGGGAGTCCTGGCACTTGAGGGGTCACGGGCAAATATTCCTTGAACTGCTGTCACAATGAAGCCTAACCCTGAGTTTATCGAAAAGACTGACGTTCCAACAGCGAGACAGTATAATCAAGTCGAAGCAAGGTTAAGTTTTGTAAAGTTAAAAAAGCTGAAAATTTTATCATGGACATTCAAAAAAGTCAAGATATCAAACCAGCTAGAACCGGGCGACTGCCCCTAGTGGGTGGAAAGATAGCGAAAAGGACTGGGCAATGGATGGCGATCGCGGCGCTTCAGGTATTGAGCCTCCAAGTGAGCCCCGTCCCAGCAGCGATCGGCCAAATTCCACCGCAACAATCTAACCCCGAGGCTTCCACCGACGAATCTGAAACCACCGACACGGCGGCAGAATCACCGCCTCAGTCGTCCACCACAGCAGCCCTCTTGTCTCTGTCCCCGAACAACTGGCTATCGGAAGACTGGTTTTCCCAATATCTGAATCGTCCCGTCCGCCTGGATGGACGGACCCTATTTCCCGTGGCTCCCATCGAACTGTCCGAGGGGTCTCGGGTAGAGGCGATCGAGCGACAACTCCAACAGTTGCTGGAGGCTGTGGAA includes:
- the ribD gene encoding bifunctional diaminohydroxyphosphoribosylaminopyrimidine deaminase/5-amino-6-(5-phosphoribosylamino)uracil reductase RibD; this translates as MMRRCIELAQLALGKTAPNPLVGSVIVKEGQIISEGFHPGAGHPHAEVFALQGAGEQAAGATVYVNLEPCNHYGRTPPCSEALIAARVAKVVVGMVDADPRVSGGGIQRLRSAGIEVVVGVEEEACRQLNEAFLHRVIYHRPFGILKYAMTLDGKIATTTGHSTWITSTEARHEVHTLRAVCDAVIIGGNTVRQDNPQLTSHHTGTQNPLRVVMTRTLDLPKAANLWEVSEAGTLVLTQKGANPDMQQWLLNKGVEVIELDPLTPAIAMEYLYQREFLSVLWECGGLLAARAIADGAVQKILAFIAPKIVGGQAAPSPVGNLGLTQMGDALTLDRVKWRTIGTDCLVEGYLKLKE
- a CDS encoding CHAT domain-containing protein, with the protein product MNVFANEGQPDIYRGFERILVIQRRTESALEVAEQGRAKAVEHLLASRLGPEGKCHGSVEPPSLYKIKQIAKAQNSTLVYYSLIYDYQQFYEMSRLQIGLNTLYAYATELFIWVISPAGKVSFRQVDLQSLWSEDNTSLAGLVRSVRELINVGYSDRERLLCRQQLQFLYQILLEPIADLLPQDPQKRVTIIPQDFLFLVPFAALIDSNGQYPIEKHTLLTAPSIQALEVTHRQRKPIVERELALQTVGGNSSLDCSPPLESPQECLVVGNPTMPSICLEFGEPPVQLLQIPGTQLEAEAIAQVLQTQAITGDRATKSAILEKMRSADIIHLATHAFLDDIEGLQSAIALAPSPNNHGLLNINDILHLNLQAELVVLSGCDTGRGRIWGDGVVELSQAFITAGVPSLLMSLWLPPSSSNLDFMKEFYHQFRQTCDKAQSLRTAMLTTMEQYPNPREWAAFTLIGEA